In Paenibacillus ihbetae, the following are encoded in one genomic region:
- a CDS encoding prephenate dehydrogenase produces the protein MHISIFGVGLIGGSLALCFKGKPGITVTGYAHTEAYAEQVRSKGVVDHVTLSVEEAARDADVIFLCVPVGSLEYYLKQLNEIQLKPGCIITDVGSTKASIAECASQLELKDACFIGGHPMAGSERSGVGAASTLLFENAYYVLTPADNVPEEKLDTLARLLAHTRAHIVRVEPRLHDEIVGAISHLPHIIAVALVNQISAYNDDNALYRTLAAGGFRDITRIASSDPVVWRDILLNNRNVMLPLLRDWNEGIQRFMDMLEEGNGAAIEEAFRRAGEFRSVLPERRKGMIVSQYDLYLDVPDHPGIIGRIATELGANSINLSNIQIIESREDVPGVMRLSFRNEVDQERAKELLLSKGHPVYQ, from the coding sequence ATGCATATATCCATATTTGGTGTCGGCTTGATCGGCGGATCGCTGGCCTTGTGCTTTAAAGGGAAGCCGGGCATCACCGTTACCGGCTACGCGCACACCGAAGCTTACGCCGAACAGGTGAGGTCCAAAGGCGTAGTAGACCATGTTACATTATCGGTGGAGGAGGCAGCCCGGGACGCAGACGTTATTTTCCTTTGCGTTCCCGTGGGCAGCCTTGAATATTACCTGAAACAGTTGAACGAGATTCAATTAAAGCCCGGCTGTATCATAACCGATGTGGGAAGCACGAAAGCAAGCATCGCCGAGTGCGCCTCGCAGCTTGAGCTGAAGGATGCCTGCTTTATCGGCGGGCATCCGATGGCCGGTTCGGAGCGTTCCGGCGTCGGGGCGGCTTCGACGCTGCTGTTCGAAAATGCCTATTATGTGCTTACCCCGGCGGATAACGTACCGGAGGAGAAGCTGGATACCCTTGCACGCCTTCTGGCGCATACCCGGGCGCATATCGTACGGGTTGAGCCGCGTCTTCATGATGAGATTGTGGGTGCCATCAGTCATCTGCCTCATATCATTGCCGTCGCGCTCGTGAACCAGATCAGCGCTTATAACGACGATAATGCGCTGTACCGCACGCTGGCGGCCGGCGGCTTCCGCGATATTACCCGGATTGCATCGAGCGACCCGGTCGTTTGGCGGGATATCCTGCTGAATAACCGGAACGTCATGCTGCCGCTGCTGCGTGATTGGAATGAGGGGATTCAGCGCTTTATGGATATGCTGGAGGAGGGCAACGGAGCTGCCATAGAAGAGGCTTTCCGCCGAGCGGGCGAGTTCCGCAGCGTGCTGCCGGAAAGACGCAAAGGCATGATTGTATCCCAGTATGACTTGTATCTGGATGTGCCTGACCACCCGGGTATTATCGGCCGCATCGCGACCGAGCTCGGTGCCAACAGCATCAACCTGAGCAATATTCAAATCATCGAAAGCCGGGAAGATGTGCCGGGCGTTATGAGGCTGTCCTTCCGGAACGAAGTGGATCAGGAACGGGCGAAAGAGCTGCTGTTATCGAAAGGTCATCCCGTTTATCAATAG
- a CDS encoding RNA polymerase sigma factor, with translation MTDSQLIQEIKQGNTELYSELMRRYQRKILAFVYHMLKSSNMELMAEDLCSETFYKAFRSLHSFREVDASFSTWLYTIARNTVLSELRKHRSGTLPLEESGVVPVAPIEVAPEQAILRSERVHMVREAINNLPEKQRSALILREYDQLDYQEIADILGQSVSSVKSLLFRARGSVKIQLEPYFYEPVMEELRGMGSK, from the coding sequence ATGACGGATTCCCAGTTAATACAAGAAATCAAGCAGGGCAATACCGAGCTGTACTCGGAGCTTATGCGTCGTTACCAGAGAAAAATATTGGCATTTGTCTATCATATGTTAAAGAGCTCCAATATGGAGCTGATGGCGGAGGATTTATGCTCCGAGACATTCTATAAGGCTTTCCGCAGCCTGCATTCGTTTCGCGAGGTGGATGCATCGTTCTCGACATGGCTGTATACCATCGCGCGGAATACGGTGCTGAGCGAGCTCCGGAAGCATCGCAGCGGTACGCTGCCGCTGGAGGAGAGCGGGGTCGTTCCCGTGGCTCCGATTGAGGTCGCACCCGAACAGGCGATTTTACGAAGCGAACGCGTACATATGGTAAGGGAAGCCATCAATAATTTACCCGAGAAGCAGCGGTCAGCGCTGATTCTCCGGGAGTACGATCAGCTGGACTATCAGGAAATTGCAGACATATTAGGTCAAAGCGTCAGCTCCGTCAAATCCCTGCTGTTTCGAGCCAGAGGCAGTGTCAAAATTCAGCTCGAGCCTTATTTCTACGAACCGGTCATGGAAGAGCTGAGAGGGATGGGGAGCAAATGA
- the hisC gene encoding histidinol-phosphate transaminase, with translation MKPKAQIVDLPVYQPGKPIEEVKKELGLDRVIKLASNENPYGCSPLAREAITAELETLSLYPDGSAAELTAALAEHLNVASPQIIFGCGSDEIIALIIRAFLVPGDETIMADQTFSVYKTNAEIEGAVSIEVPLVDGKHDLQGMLDAITDKTKIIWVCNPNNPTGTIVSEAELVQFLDAVPEHIMVVLDEAYFEYVTDASYPNSIPLMGRYPNLVILRTFSKIYGLAAMRIGYGVAQEEVISLINRVREPFNTGRLAQAAAKAALKDQAFVAKCRKRNEEGIKYLQGELDRLGLSYFPAHGNFIMIDVRRSGKDVFQSLLSKGIIIRPGFERYPNWIRVTVGSQEQNDAFIGALEQVIAEVSPVV, from the coding sequence ATGAAACCAAAAGCGCAAATCGTGGATCTTCCCGTCTACCAGCCGGGAAAACCGATCGAAGAGGTGAAGAAGGAGCTGGGGCTGGATCGCGTGATCAAGCTGGCTTCGAACGAAAATCCATACGGCTGCTCGCCGCTTGCAAGAGAAGCGATCACGGCGGAGCTGGAAACGCTCAGCCTGTATCCGGACGGCAGTGCAGCGGAATTGACAGCTGCGCTGGCGGAGCATTTGAACGTTGCAAGCCCTCAGATTATTTTCGGCTGCGGCTCCGATGAGATCATCGCGCTCATTATCCGGGCATTCCTCGTTCCGGGCGACGAAACGATCATGGCCGACCAGACGTTCTCGGTATATAAGACAAACGCCGAGATTGAAGGTGCGGTCAGCATCGAGGTTCCGCTTGTCGATGGAAAACACGACCTCCAAGGCATGCTCGACGCGATCACGGATAAAACCAAAATCATCTGGGTATGCAATCCGAACAACCCGACCGGCACCATCGTTTCGGAGGCGGAGCTTGTTCAGTTCCTGGACGCCGTTCCTGAGCACATTATGGTCGTTCTCGATGAAGCTTACTTCGAATACGTCACCGATGCTTCGTACCCGAACAGCATCCCGCTGATGGGTCGCTACCCGAATCTGGTCATCCTCCGCACCTTCTCCAAGATTTACGGGCTGGCGGCGATGCGGATCGGGTATGGGGTTGCACAAGAAGAGGTGATCTCCCTAATCAACCGTGTACGGGAGCCGTTCAATACGGGACGTCTAGCGCAGGCAGCAGCCAAGGCAGCGCTGAAAGATCAGGCGTTCGTGGCCAAATGCCGCAAGCGGAATGAAGAAGGGATCAAGTACCTTCAAGGAGAATTAGACCGTCTCGGGCTGTCGTATTTCCCGGCACACGGCAACTTCATCATGATCGATGTGAGAAGATCCGGAAAGGATGTCTTCCAGTCTCTTCTCAGCAAAGGCATTATCATCCGCCCTGGATTTGAGCGGTATCCGAATTGGATTCGGGTAACGGTCGGGTCGCAGGAGCAGAACGATGCTTTTATCGGAGCGCTTGAGCAGGTAATCGCCGAAGTGAGCCCTGTAGTATAA
- a CDS encoding anti-sigma factor family protein, with the protein MNCQEARELMESVWDLPDEDPRRQRLNAHVNTCSACAAEYELWLQSLNMVHVLEEEDIPGIDSERINRNVMDRIYRDFPWLVEETSKSRAVSRVFRKRLTLWIAGFLALFVCSFIYFAVIESPAKPAPEAVATGIIPTGIADTGQSLTGKDYNIPKTNSGIIDPFVVGMSPTEPQYWMLLSLLSVGLAMYFLMRLNRVRR; encoded by the coding sequence ATGAATTGCCAAGAAGCCCGAGAGCTGATGGAAAGTGTCTGGGATTTGCCTGACGAAGATCCGCGGCGACAGCGGCTGAATGCGCATGTAAATACCTGCAGCGCGTGCGCGGCGGAGTACGAATTGTGGCTTCAGAGTTTGAACATGGTTCATGTTCTGGAAGAGGAGGATATTCCGGGAATCGATAGCGAACGGATCAACCGCAACGTCATGGACCGGATTTATCGGGATTTTCCTTGGCTGGTGGAGGAAACCTCGAAGAGCCGGGCAGTAAGCCGAGTATTTCGTAAGCGGTTGACCTTATGGATAGCCGGATTTTTGGCACTGTTCGTTTGCAGCTTCATTTATTTTGCAGTCATCGAAAGCCCGGCTAAACCGGCACCCGAGGCGGTTGCAACCGGGATTATCCCGACGGGGATCGCAGATACCGGTCAGAGCCTGACGGGCAAGGATTACAACATTCCGAAGACCAACAGCGGAATTATCGATCCGTTCGTGGTTGGAATGAGTCCTACCGAGCCGCAGTATTGGATGCTGCTGTCGCTCCTGAGTGTGGGGCTGGCCATGTATTTCCTGATGCGGCTAAATCGGGTCAGACGGTAA